A single window of Methylacidimicrobium sp. AP8 DNA harbors:
- a CDS encoding bifunctional YncE family protein/alkaline phosphatase family protein gives MPVSGKCFPSRGKGLRRLRLAVVAGAACLAAAVSARARPPEGAPEGAFLPTGVRIDLSPIPGLRLDPLYLAKGKTKVPVSGSFAMAASPAGGALAVVSSGYNLWFGFDGKPVPELSHESVFVFDISQGAPKPVAVLPLPNSFCGIDWNPDGKEFYVSGGGEDRIYAFARKGDTWAPSRPPIALGHEKGNGIETKPVAAGLRVDPEGKLLLVANYANDSVSLVRLTDGKKVAELDLRPGKIDPKDRGLPGGEYPMDVAWVGKGKAYVASLRDREIVVVGMEAETLRCLGRIPLQGQPNRIAVDRDRRRAYVTEDNSDRIAVIETEADRLLEAIPSVSEPGSGRPGKSRKGASPNNLWLDPSGRLLYVTNGGMNCVSVIELGPKARGVAGEVPEDGAEASSRVVALIPTGWYPTAVACDGRGSRLYVATGKSVTGPNDRGFGRPLPPPEELVKVWRSKNEYILQKTAGTLQSFPRPDPADYARLTETVWRNNRRIGAAAGDKAILQMLRRRIHHILYVIKENRGYDQLFGDLRRGDGDPDLAILAPYCPNERRLAERFVLLDHFFCSGEVSGDGWNWSTEARATDIIEKTVPLHYAHRGPTYDFEGDNRNIAVGIGTMAQRKEADPGLPDDPDLLPGTRSVAAPDGSEGEVGLGYLWDAALRKGITVRNYGFFGDLTRYHLPKEDPAFLPLSRHPFAERMIQFFPANPTLAKVSDLYYRGFDMKYADYWRYKEWEREFDDYARKGNLPALELIRLPHDHFGSFREAADKVDTVEAQMADNDYAVGLLVEKVARSRYKDDTLIFVIEDDAQAAADHVDAHRSIALVAGPFVKQGAVIRRRFTTVSVLKTIEEILGFGPLCFYDEGAEPMTDLFDPAASSWSYRAVVPAALLQTDLPVGGKKGAGAGARHDSAFWEKLLGGQDFSDADRLDSEQFNRALRFGLSGRRSSRPTFREAGE, from the coding sequence ATGCCGGTGTCCGGGAAATGTTTTCCCTCGCGGGGAAAAGGGTTGCGGAGGCTGCGGCTCGCGGTCGTCGCGGGGGCTGCCTGTCTGGCCGCTGCGGTTTCCGCAAGAGCCCGTCCGCCGGAGGGCGCTCCCGAGGGCGCCTTCCTTCCGACCGGGGTGCGGATCGATCTTTCGCCGATTCCTGGCCTGCGCCTAGATCCGCTCTACCTGGCGAAGGGAAAGACGAAGGTCCCGGTTTCCGGGTCGTTTGCCATGGCGGCGAGCCCGGCGGGCGGTGCGCTGGCGGTGGTGAGCTCGGGCTACAACCTCTGGTTCGGCTTCGACGGAAAGCCGGTTCCGGAGCTCTCCCACGAGTCCGTCTTTGTCTTCGACATTTCCCAGGGGGCGCCCAAGCCGGTGGCTGTTCTCCCGCTCCCGAACTCCTTTTGCGGGATCGACTGGAATCCGGACGGGAAGGAGTTCTACGTCTCGGGCGGGGGAGAGGATCGGATCTATGCCTTCGCAAGAAAAGGAGATACGTGGGCGCCCTCCCGTCCGCCGATCGCGCTGGGGCACGAAAAAGGCAACGGGATCGAGACGAAGCCCGTGGCTGCCGGACTTCGCGTCGATCCGGAGGGGAAGCTCCTGCTCGTCGCTAACTACGCCAACGACTCGGTCAGCCTCGTCCGGTTGACCGATGGAAAGAAGGTAGCCGAGCTCGACCTGCGTCCCGGGAAGATCGATCCCAAGGACAGGGGACTCCCCGGGGGCGAGTATCCAATGGATGTCGCTTGGGTGGGAAAGGGGAAGGCCTATGTCGCCAGCCTCCGGGATCGGGAGATCGTGGTCGTCGGCATGGAAGCCGAAACATTACGTTGCTTGGGCCGGATTCCGCTCCAGGGGCAGCCGAACCGGATCGCCGTCGATCGGGATCGACGCCGAGCCTATGTGACCGAGGATAACTCGGACCGGATCGCGGTGATCGAGACGGAGGCCGACCGGCTTCTGGAGGCGATTCCTTCTGTTTCCGAGCCGGGTTCGGGCCGGCCGGGGAAGTCCCGCAAGGGGGCCTCTCCGAACAACCTCTGGCTCGATCCCTCGGGGCGGCTCCTCTATGTCACCAACGGCGGAATGAACTGCGTCTCGGTGATCGAGCTGGGCCCTAAGGCGCGGGGGGTCGCAGGGGAGGTGCCGGAAGATGGAGCGGAGGCGAGCAGCAGGGTCGTGGCCCTGATCCCGACCGGATGGTATCCGACGGCCGTGGCCTGCGATGGACGCGGAAGCCGGCTCTATGTGGCGACCGGGAAGAGTGTGACGGGACCGAACGACCGGGGATTCGGCCGGCCGCTCCCGCCTCCGGAGGAGCTCGTCAAGGTCTGGAGGTCGAAGAACGAATATATCCTCCAAAAAACGGCCGGAACTCTGCAGAGCTTCCCGCGGCCCGATCCGGCGGACTACGCGCGCTTGACCGAGACCGTATGGAGGAACAACCGGCGAATCGGCGCCGCAGCGGGGGATAAGGCCATTCTGCAGATGCTGCGCCGCCGGATTCATCACATCCTGTACGTGATCAAGGAGAACCGTGGATACGACCAGCTCTTCGGCGATTTGCGGCGCGGGGACGGCGATCCCGACCTGGCGATCCTGGCTCCTTACTGCCCCAACGAGCGGCGGCTGGCCGAGCGGTTCGTCCTGTTGGATCATTTCTTCTGCAGCGGGGAGGTGAGCGGGGACGGCTGGAACTGGAGCACGGAGGCCCGGGCGACCGATATCATCGAAAAGACCGTTCCCCTCCATTATGCCCATCGTGGGCCTACCTACGATTTCGAGGGCGACAACCGGAACATCGCGGTGGGAATCGGGACCATGGCCCAGAGGAAGGAAGCGGACCCCGGGCTTCCCGACGATCCCGACCTCTTGCCGGGAACCCGGAGCGTGGCCGCACCCGACGGCTCCGAGGGAGAGGTCGGCCTCGGCTATCTCTGGGATGCGGCGCTGCGGAAGGGCATCACCGTGCGGAATTACGGGTTTTTCGGCGATCTCACCCGCTACCATCTGCCCAAGGAGGATCCTGCCTTCCTCCCCTTATCGCGGCATCCTTTTGCGGAGAGGATGATCCAGTTCTTTCCCGCCAACCCCACGCTGGCCAAGGTGAGCGACCTCTACTACCGCGGCTTCGACATGAAGTACGCCGACTACTGGCGGTACAAGGAGTGGGAACGCGAGTTCGACGACTATGCGCGGAAGGGGAATCTTCCCGCCTTGGAGCTGATCCGCCTTCCCCATGACCACTTCGGCTCCTTCCGGGAGGCTGCCGACAAGGTCGACACGGTCGAAGCGCAGATGGCCGACAACGACTATGCGGTGGGGCTGCTGGTGGAAAAGGTTGCGCGCAGCCGGTACAAGGATGACACCCTGATCTTCGTGATCGAGGACGACGCGCAGGCCGCGGCGGACCATGTCGACGCCCACCGGAGCATCGCCCTTGTGGCGGGCCCCTTCGTCAAGCAGGGAGCCGTCATCCGCCGGAGGTTCACCACGGTGAGCGTGCTGAAGACGATCGAGGAGATCCTCGGCTTCGGGCCTCTCTGCTTCTACGACGAGGGAGCCGAGCCGATGACCGACCTCTTCGATCCGGCAGCGTCGAGCTGGAGCTACCGGGCGGTCGTTCCCGCCGCCCTGCTTCAGACCGACCTTCCGGTCGGCGGGAAGAAAGGCGCGGGGGCCGGCGCCCGCCACGATTCCGCGTTTTGGGAGAAGCTCTTGGGCGGCCAGGACTTTTCGGACGCGGACCGGCTCGATTCGGAGCAGTTCAATCGCGCCTTGCGGTTCGGCTTGTCCGGACGGCGGAGCTCCCGGCCGACCTTCCGCGAAGCGGGGGAGTAA
- a CDS encoding TonB-dependent receptor plug domain-containing protein: MPLRAADPSVEPASPLGSGDADTGGSGLTGGPGSWDRNPVEGNGSGSGDALGDGSSHKPLEDILRNQPLLADASNALKEGSAAADPAPDSSSSPSSSSSPALVNPGTGKVVMPETLVTANEQSVLPGDYDISSVYGTPVNIVDTPRSVQVITQQEIQSSAFISQNVMSMMYMAPGLYMGTTFGEFSVPNIRGMPANKYINGMLSFLPGTGYEGGPMNMNDFDQINIVQGPTMPSLLSIRAAGGYLDIQTKRPYWDGFHGTATVMEGMYDQNLWQADVGGPINDKLAFRFSYLGNYSGNYYDNDYLHNQSFYTALSFKPYDNYELFFNNSFYTEGYNEIGGINRPTQELVSDHEYLSGYIPNIYLGPPRYVDHHKVNYNIGPELYNYGVSVLPQYYDTLRYVPLSAIGGYRANLLNPGSGGYVESERAQVIQRVNVDDGFQIVNNTNFEYFSYNYQNFTPYNIYTPGSWVAQNNTSFILNFDTPIGGAAEGGQQENPSLADRKNPPLKDEAFPIHHTVNVGFETDYANMIVYEGDFEQVFNVWNMGPLANAVYPSYFQYNLPGMPWFSKYLYQDVPIPGRPGQVFNPGNFSSTDSETWYLRPYWQHQIDFGKHFSIFMGASALALMATAQNPVGTPGTYFDFGEALHPGGQYFSTVIPNFDFSPRWKPNEWTTVYFDFQQAWLAETGAFYGVSPLTSNYNLHLHQRLYSGGINFSLLNGKLNILTAAFDQEFQELESYKKVLLVPVPIDVVGGTLQVSYQPDRHLWLVANASYILGTFDYASPLTTGPSMDQPYPSNYVLNNPGKYAFDNFGYFPQGTYNYVGWPNFQTSFMATYTLDWGLGFFASFNATSPQYLAYDYLVRIPWQYTLNLGISYTSPDKHWVGRLWVWNVTDQHNWMTSGSGYATSFNNYDELMVSWPFWIQGQISYQF, encoded by the coding sequence ATGCCGCTGCGGGCGGCCGACCCCTCGGTGGAGCCCGCTTCCCCCCTGGGCAGCGGGGATGCGGATACGGGGGGCAGCGGTCTCACCGGAGGCCCCGGATCCTGGGACCGGAATCCGGTGGAGGGGAACGGGTCGGGAAGCGGGGACGCACTCGGCGATGGCTCCTCGCACAAGCCGCTGGAGGATATCTTGCGCAATCAGCCTCTTTTGGCCGACGCTTCCAATGCCCTGAAGGAGGGGAGCGCCGCAGCCGATCCGGCACCCGATTCGTCCTCTTCCCCATCTTCTTCCTCTTCGCCGGCGCTGGTCAATCCCGGCACCGGAAAGGTCGTGATGCCGGAAACGCTCGTGACCGCCAACGAGCAGTCGGTTCTCCCCGGGGACTACGACATCAGCTCGGTTTACGGCACACCGGTCAATATCGTCGACACGCCTAGGAGCGTCCAGGTCATCACCCAGCAGGAAATCCAGTCCTCCGCGTTCATTTCCCAAAACGTCATGTCAATGATGTACATGGCGCCCGGCCTCTACATGGGGACGACCTTCGGCGAGTTCTCGGTGCCGAACATCCGAGGCATGCCGGCCAACAAGTACATCAACGGGATGCTCTCTTTCTTGCCTGGCACCGGCTACGAAGGGGGGCCGATGAACATGAACGACTTCGACCAGATCAACATCGTCCAGGGGCCGACGATGCCGAGCCTGCTCTCGATCCGCGCGGCGGGCGGGTATCTGGACATCCAGACCAAGCGCCCCTACTGGGACGGCTTCCACGGGACGGCGACGGTCATGGAAGGGATGTACGACCAGAATCTCTGGCAGGCCGACGTGGGCGGCCCGATCAACGACAAGCTCGCGTTCCGGTTCAGCTACCTGGGGAACTACTCGGGGAACTATTACGACAACGACTACCTGCATAACCAATCCTTCTACACAGCCCTCTCCTTCAAGCCGTACGACAACTACGAGCTCTTCTTCAACAATTCGTTCTACACCGAAGGCTACAACGAGATCGGCGGGATCAACCGGCCGACCCAGGAGCTGGTTTCGGATCATGAGTATCTTTCCGGCTATATACCGAATATTTATTTAGGTCCGCCGCGCTACGTCGATCACCATAAAGTCAACTACAATATCGGTCCGGAATTGTACAATTACGGGGTGTCGGTGCTGCCGCAATATTATGATACGCTGCGCTATGTCCCGCTCTCGGCGATCGGCGGATATCGGGCCAATTTGCTCAACCCGGGTTCGGGGGGCTACGTCGAAAGCGAGCGGGCCCAGGTCATCCAGCGGGTGAACGTAGACGACGGCTTCCAGATCGTCAACAATACCAACTTCGAGTATTTTTCCTACAACTACCAGAATTTTACGCCCTATAATATCTACACTCCGGGCTCCTGGGTAGCCCAGAACAACACCTCGTTCATCCTGAACTTCGACACCCCGATCGGCGGGGCTGCCGAAGGCGGACAACAGGAGAACCCGAGCCTGGCCGACCGGAAGAATCCTCCCTTGAAGGACGAGGCTTTTCCTATCCATCACACGGTCAATGTCGGGTTCGAGACCGACTATGCCAACATGATCGTCTACGAGGGCGACTTCGAGCAGGTGTTCAACGTCTGGAACATGGGGCCGCTGGCCAATGCGGTCTATCCCTCGTATTTTCAATACAACCTGCCGGGCATGCCGTGGTTCAGCAAGTATCTGTATCAAGACGTGCCGATTCCGGGCCGACCCGGGCAGGTGTTCAACCCGGGCAACTTCAGCTCGACCGATTCCGAGACCTGGTACTTGCGGCCCTACTGGCAGCACCAGATTGACTTCGGCAAGCACTTCTCGATTTTCATGGGCGCCAGCGCGCTGGCCTTGATGGCGACCGCGCAGAATCCCGTAGGCACGCCCGGCACCTACTTCGACTTCGGCGAGGCACTCCATCCGGGGGGACAGTACTTTTCCACCGTCATCCCGAACTTCGACTTCAGTCCGCGCTGGAAGCCGAACGAGTGGACGACGGTCTATTTCGATTTTCAGCAGGCGTGGCTAGCCGAAACGGGAGCTTTTTACGGCGTCTCCCCCTTGACGAGCAACTACAACCTTCACCTCCATCAGCGACTCTACAGCGGGGGGATCAACTTCAGCTTGCTCAATGGCAAGCTCAATATCTTGACCGCCGCCTTTGACCAGGAGTTCCAGGAATTGGAAAGCTACAAAAAAGTGCTTCTGGTCCCGGTTCCGATCGACGTGGTGGGGGGCACCCTACAGGTGAGCTATCAGCCGGATCGGCATCTCTGGCTCGTCGCCAACGCTTCCTACATCTTGGGCACGTTCGACTATGCTTCTCCGCTCACCACAGGCCCCAGCATGGACCAGCCATACCCGAGCAACTACGTTTTGAACAATCCGGGAAAGTACGCCTTCGACAACTTCGGCTACTTCCCCCAGGGTACATACAACTACGTGGGCTGGCCCAACTTCCAGACCTCCTTCATGGCGACCTACACGCTCGATTGGGGATTGGGCTTCTTCGCCTCCTTCAACGCGACGAGCCCGCAATATCTTGCCTACGATTACCTCGTCCGGATTCCCTGGCAGTACACCCTCAATTTGGGCATAAGCTACACGAGCCCGGATAAGCATTGGGTAGGGAGGCTCTGGGTCTGGAACGTGACCGACCAGCACAACTGGATGACGAGCGGCAGCGGATACGCGACATCGTTCAACAATTACGACGAGCTCATGGTCTCCTGGCCTTTCTGGATACAGGGACAGATCAGCTATCAATTTTAG
- a CDS encoding tetratricopeptide repeat-containing protein produces MIRAMRTASGSIRLFLAVGSVIMGGSVPEGSAAAQAAGAGQVAVAPQMILGANGEGRKAQELLQAGRPAEARAAAEKDLQTSIARSGFSAFGNMVPYNNLGVVYTAEGRYAEAHKMFSRAIGLGKAALSQAQMAAGYSGGSTYTQAGAGAGTGVAVQKKILALCLFNNSIAYRKEGDLAKAARFQADARKLDPALPEWK; encoded by the coding sequence ATGATCCGAGCCATGCGGACGGCGTCAGGCTCTATCCGGCTCTTCCTGGCGGTGGGCTCGGTCATTATGGGTGGAAGCGTCCCGGAGGGCTCGGCGGCTGCCCAAGCCGCCGGGGCGGGCCAAGTGGCCGTGGCCCCGCAGATGATTCTGGGTGCCAACGGCGAGGGCAGGAAGGCGCAAGAGCTTTTGCAGGCGGGCCGCCCGGCCGAGGCGCGGGCCGCAGCGGAAAAGGATCTCCAAACCTCGATCGCGCGATCCGGCTTCAGCGCCTTCGGCAACATGGTGCCCTACAACAACCTCGGCGTCGTCTACACGGCCGAGGGCAGGTATGCGGAGGCGCACAAGATGTTTTCCCGGGCGATCGGGCTGGGGAAGGCGGCGCTCAGCCAAGCACAGATGGCCGCCGGCTACAGCGGAGGATCGACCTACACGCAGGCGGGGGCGGGTGCCGGCACAGGGGTGGCGGTGCAGAAGAAGATCCTGGCCCTCTGTCTCTTCAACAATAGCATCGCCTACCGGAAGGAAGGCGACCTCGCGAAGGCCGCACGTTTTCAGGCGGATGCGCGGAAGCTCGATCCCGCCTTGCCCGAGTGGAAATGA
- a CDS encoding TonB-dependent siderophore receptor codes for MKREVSVTKRRGFRPAGLWIIASALVIGTVRADEANPAAAPTGSSSGTGETAESGQAPVSGSGKAKQSGWEGIVQQTEPEKKQKKSPTGDVQMQEVTVSGEAEWTSPDLTSGEPNAPILPTTAPVVSTFGTPINVMDAPRQITPVNQTLLRTSGALYQGYMDPLSISSILPTAYTELNWGMGNSVTIRGRQALPYINGIEMTLQNDAMQGVPFSWNMVENMDIQEGPANAVFGATQASTGSVNYITKQPYFDKFRGRVWDTTGMYQQYLWGADIGGPVDKEGKLAWRFSYMGQEQGSYYQYMYNDQQNFYFTVGWKPTDNYSANFYGDYGMYDFYPELADLMNRPTNQLIQNGLYLPGTVPGFPFTVAQGGPATGSAINPPFNTYAQSPVGINRRATIWSPYGGGNANNGFAQLVQTVQVNDDLQIVNNSFLWYTKTEWLEPQLYAMQYTPGDYEFDNRTEVRWTFDPLASEPEKPKTKEEQGLENVFGKLLLKSSVDTGVEWHYEYHDDYFSESAWAYGNSWSLVDPLNPAFANPALFYLPGTKQFNSFINNPKAAFGGLWHVPGAPANYFYEPLNGASGSTFGHYWSVAPFWQHNLQITDKFALYFGVRATAYFWDFTTPEGPAGMPQIPGVTTASLQQASLAPLINISPTYKPFDWMTAYFNYNWSYVNNVAVIGGAAPTFDAASFRLLNQLIEGGLKFNLLNDKLFITAAGFTQDQQLNNLGLPPTPATITGYEVNLAYQPDKHWWVRAGYIDMHGVENWTALTHGPSMRQDYSTAFALQQALALNTNLGLPPGIYNMIGFPEQYASATITYTSDIGLGGTIQGIVMSDQYLDYLGSAKIPTQYILNAQIFYVQPKWEARLYLYNFTNNNYWLPFGLGSAGSRAFNESSIVAGWPFWIEGNVVFKF; via the coding sequence ATGAAACGCGAGGTGTCAGTGACCAAACGACGAGGTTTTCGGCCGGCCGGGCTGTGGATTATCGCTTCGGCACTCGTGATCGGAACGGTCCGCGCGGACGAGGCAAATCCCGCCGCAGCCCCGACGGGCAGCAGCTCGGGGACGGGCGAAACGGCGGAGAGCGGCCAGGCACCCGTCAGCGGGAGCGGAAAGGCGAAGCAGTCGGGATGGGAGGGGATCGTCCAGCAGACCGAACCGGAAAAGAAGCAGAAAAAATCGCCGACCGGCGACGTGCAGATGCAGGAGGTGACCGTATCGGGGGAAGCCGAGTGGACTTCCCCTGACCTGACCTCGGGCGAGCCCAACGCCCCGATCCTGCCGACGACGGCCCCGGTGGTCTCGACCTTCGGGACGCCGATCAACGTGATGGATGCGCCGCGGCAGATCACCCCGGTCAATCAGACGCTGCTGCGGACGTCGGGAGCACTCTACCAGGGGTATATGGATCCGCTCTCGATCTCCTCCATCCTGCCCACGGCCTATACGGAGCTCAACTGGGGCATGGGCAACTCGGTGACGATCCGCGGCCGCCAGGCGCTCCCCTACATCAACGGCATCGAGATGACCCTCCAGAATGACGCCATGCAAGGCGTGCCCTTTAGCTGGAACATGGTCGAAAACATGGACATCCAGGAAGGCCCGGCGAACGCGGTCTTCGGGGCCACTCAGGCGTCGACCGGCAGCGTCAACTACATCACCAAGCAGCCCTACTTCGACAAGTTCCGAGGACGGGTCTGGGACACGACCGGCATGTACCAGCAGTACCTCTGGGGGGCGGACATCGGCGGCCCGGTCGACAAGGAGGGCAAGCTGGCATGGCGCTTCTCGTACATGGGCCAGGAGCAGGGGAGCTACTACCAGTACATGTACAACGATCAGCAGAACTTCTACTTCACCGTCGGGTGGAAGCCTACCGATAACTATTCGGCCAACTTCTACGGCGACTATGGGATGTACGATTTCTATCCCGAGCTGGCCGACTTGATGAACCGGCCGACCAACCAGCTCATCCAAAACGGGTTGTATCTCCCCGGCACAGTGCCCGGATTTCCTTTCACGGTGGCCCAGGGTGGACCGGCGACCGGCTCGGCGATCAATCCCCCGTTCAACACCTACGCGCAGTCGCCCGTCGGGATCAATCGGCGGGCTACCATCTGGAGCCCGTACGGAGGCGGGAACGCCAACAACGGTTTTGCCCAGCTCGTGCAGACGGTGCAAGTCAACGACGACCTCCAGATCGTGAACAATTCTTTCCTCTGGTACACCAAGACGGAATGGCTCGAGCCGCAGCTCTATGCCATGCAGTATACTCCGGGAGACTATGAGTTCGATAACCGGACCGAGGTTCGGTGGACCTTCGATCCGCTCGCCAGCGAGCCCGAGAAGCCCAAGACGAAGGAGGAACAGGGGCTGGAGAACGTCTTCGGCAAGCTTCTGCTCAAGAGTTCGGTCGACACAGGTGTCGAATGGCACTACGAGTACCATGACGACTATTTCTCGGAGAGTGCTTGGGCCTACGGCAACTCTTGGAGCCTCGTCGATCCTTTGAATCCCGCGTTTGCCAACCCGGCGCTCTTCTATTTACCCGGCACCAAGCAGTTCAACAGCTTCATCAATAACCCGAAGGCCGCCTTCGGAGGCCTTTGGCATGTGCCCGGCGCTCCGGCGAACTACTTTTACGAGCCGCTGAACGGAGCCTCGGGAAGCACCTTCGGTCACTACTGGTCGGTCGCGCCCTTCTGGCAGCACAACCTCCAGATCACCGACAAGTTCGCGCTCTACTTCGGCGTCCGGGCAACCGCGTACTTCTGGGACTTCACGACTCCGGAAGGACCGGCCGGCATGCCGCAGATTCCCGGAGTGACGACCGCGAGCCTGCAGCAAGCTTCGCTGGCCCCGCTTATCAACATCAGCCCTACCTATAAGCCGTTCGATTGGATGACCGCCTACTTCAACTACAACTGGTCCTACGTGAACAACGTGGCGGTGATCGGCGGGGCGGCACCAACGTTCGATGCCGCCTCGTTCCGGCTGCTGAACCAGTTGATCGAGGGAGGCCTCAAGTTTAACCTGCTCAACGACAAGCTCTTTATTACCGCTGCGGGCTTCACTCAGGATCAGCAGCTGAACAACCTGGGATTGCCGCCGACTCCCGCCACCATCACCGGATACGAGGTCAACCTCGCATACCAGCCGGATAAGCACTGGTGGGTGCGCGCCGGCTACATCGACATGCACGGTGTCGAAAACTGGACGGCGCTCACGCACGGCCCCAGCATGCGCCAGGACTACTCCACCGCATTCGCGCTGCAGCAGGCGTTGGCGCTCAACACCAACTTAGGCCTTCCTCCGGGGATCTACAATATGATCGGCTTCCCGGAGCAGTATGCGAGTGCGACGATCACCTACACCTCGGATATCGGTTTAGGCGGGACGATCCAAGGGATCGTGATGAGCGATCAGTATCTGGACTACTTGGGCAGCGCCAAGATCCCGACACAGTACATCTTGAACGCCCAGATCTTCTACGTGCAGCCGAAGTGGGAGGCGCGGCTCTACCTCTATAACTTCACGAACAATAACTACTGGCTGCCCTTCGGCTTGGGTTCGGCCGGAAGCCGCGCGTTTAACGAAAGCTCGATCGTCGCGGGATGGCCCTTTTGGATCGAAGGGAACGTAGTCTTCAAGTTCTAG
- a CDS encoding tetratricopeptide repeat protein: MKDRKREGRGGKIRRVALALVAAGAVAWGGCFRVHAGSEVWEGSLVDLRVTAKAGGERMLRGIVVSVDGRLLTVMSGLEDASRIAAKRWNFRPVRCTGWLAADPGTGLVLLQLEGSDLSAARIVAPDNLPPEGGETFTVPRPGPEDPKKEAAFLRVSGPAPPAGEDGLLWLGGRVEEILPGSPVFNERDQFVGLVRVVDADNHRLGVVRVCAPLELLDRADLAAEAAALRQSMEKLAVRSQDPAVMNNPAWRDLQAAVGPKEAEAAADRLVAAAPRSPSAWTAAAFAYLRARALEKAEFAAKKVVTFFPQEPSALVLLGQAEAAQGRYGPAIDAFLEAKERGASAAEASLLLGRCFLAERQWEKASDEFRAYLRFRPRHTSVWLLLGEALLKAHDYEEAAKAYTRAARLNPQSVRAWAGMAESFREAKRWEDAASAYTELTLLEPKNGGAWFNLGLALLHTEQLAFARASFLRVVQLNPKDRDGWFNLAVLSQKARDARTAVEAYRKALEIDPSFGAAWFNLGAVFLEIRRYEAASLAWKKAEALLPGDVRPVANLALLEEALHRPSERDRELQKLDAMDARIAQQIRSQIALGARQVRQP; the protein is encoded by the coding sequence GTGAAGGATCGGAAAAGGGAAGGGCGCGGCGGGAAAATCCGCCGGGTCGCGCTCGCCTTGGTCGCCGCCGGGGCCGTGGCGTGGGGCGGGTGCTTCCGAGTTCATGCGGGCTCCGAAGTGTGGGAGGGGAGCCTCGTCGATTTGCGGGTGACGGCGAAGGCGGGAGGAGAGCGGATGCTGCGCGGGATCGTCGTTTCGGTCGACGGCCGGCTGCTCACGGTGATGTCGGGCCTCGAGGACGCCTCCCGGATCGCGGCCAAGCGCTGGAATTTCCGCCCGGTGCGTTGCACGGGATGGCTGGCCGCCGATCCCGGCACGGGCCTGGTTCTCTTGCAGTTGGAAGGTTCGGACCTCTCGGCGGCCCGGATCGTGGCCCCCGACAACCTGCCGCCCGAAGGCGGGGAGACCTTCACCGTTCCCCGGCCCGGCCCGGAGGATCCCAAGAAGGAGGCGGCCTTTCTCCGGGTGTCGGGGCCGGCTCCTCCGGCCGGGGAGGACGGCCTACTCTGGTTGGGGGGCAGGGTGGAGGAGATCCTGCCGGGGAGCCCCGTCTTCAACGAACGCGATCAGTTCGTCGGCCTTGTGCGGGTGGTCGACGCGGACAACCATCGGCTGGGAGTGGTGCGCGTTTGCGCGCCGCTGGAGCTGCTCGACCGGGCGGACTTGGCGGCGGAAGCCGCCGCCCTGCGGCAGAGCATGGAAAAGCTGGCGGTGCGGAGCCAGGACCCGGCCGTGATGAACAATCCGGCATGGCGGGATTTGCAGGCCGCGGTCGGGCCGAAAGAAGCGGAAGCGGCGGCCGATCGACTGGTGGCGGCGGCTCCCCGGTCTCCTTCGGCCTGGACGGCGGCGGCGTTCGCCTACTTGCGGGCGCGGGCACTGGAAAAGGCCGAGTTCGCCGCCAAGAAGGTGGTCACATTCTTTCCTCAGGAGCCGTCGGCGCTGGTGCTCCTCGGCCAGGCCGAAGCGGCTCAAGGCCGATACGGCCCCGCGATCGACGCATTCTTGGAGGCCAAGGAACGGGGAGCCTCGGCGGCCGAAGCTTCCCTGCTCTTGGGAAGATGCTTCCTGGCCGAGCGGCAGTGGGAGAAGGCATCCGACGAATTCCGCGCCTATCTCCGGTTCCGGCCCAGGCACACCTCCGTTTGGCTGCTCTTGGGAGAGGCGCTGCTCAAGGCTCATGACTATGAAGAAGCCGCCAAGGCCTACACGCGGGCGGCGCGCCTGAACCCCCAGTCGGTTCGGGCTTGGGCGGGCATGGCGGAGAGCTTCCGAGAGGCCAAGCGGTGGGAGGATGCGGCGTCGGCGTACACCGAGCTGACGCTGCTCGAGCCCAAGAACGGCGGCGCCTGGTTCAACCTCGGGCTTGCCCTCCTGCACACCGAGCAGCTCGCCTTCGCGCGCGCATCTTTCCTGCGCGTGGTTCAGCTCAATCCGAAGGATCGGGACGGCTGGTTCAACCTGGCCGTGCTGAGCCAAAAAGCCCGGGACGCCCGCACCGCGGTCGAGGCCTACCGAAAGGCGCTGGAGATCGACCCGTCGTTCGGCGCCGCATGGTTCAATCTCGGCGCCGTCTTCCTGGAGATCCGCCGCTACGAGGCCGCATCGTTGGCGTGGAAGAAGGCCGAGGCGCTCCTCCCCGGCGACGTGCGTCCCGTCGCGAATCTCGCGCTGCTCGAGGAAGCTCTCCACCGGCCTTCCGAACGCGATCGGGAGCTGCAAAAGCTCGACGCGATGGACGCCCGGATCGCCCAGCAGATCCGTTCCCAGATCGCTCTGGGCGCGCGGCAAGTTCGGCAGCCGTAA